One Nostoc sp. UHCC 0302 DNA window includes the following coding sequences:
- the ahcY gene encoding adenosylhomocysteinase — protein MTATSPRLKHEVKDLALAPLGRQRIEWAGREMPVLRQIRDRFAQEKPFAGLRLVACAHITTETAHLAIALKAGGADALLIASNPLSTQDDVAASLVVDHEIPVFAQKGEDNETYNRHVQIALDHRPNIIIDDGSDVVATLIQQRQHQIPDLIGTTEETTTGIVRLRAMFKDGVLTFPAVNVNDADTKHFFDNRYGTGQSTLDGIIRATNILLAGKNIVVVGYGWCGKGTALRARGLGGNVIVTEIDPIKAIEAVMDGFRVLPMAEAAKVGDLFITVTGNKHVIRAEHFDVMKDGAIVCNSGHFDIELDLKYLASQAKEIKEVRPFTEEYKLPNGKSVIVLGQGRLINLAAAEGHPSAVMDMSFANQALAVEYLVKNKGKLEPGLHSIPTDVDQEIARLKLQALGIHIDTLTPDQIEYTNSWTTGT, from the coding sequence ATGACTGCAACTTCTCCCCGATTAAAGCACGAGGTTAAAGACCTCGCCCTAGCTCCCTTGGGAAGACAGCGCATTGAATGGGCTGGACGTGAGATGCCAGTTTTACGGCAAATCCGCGATCGCTTTGCCCAAGAAAAACCCTTTGCTGGGTTACGCCTAGTGGCTTGCGCCCACATCACAACAGAAACAGCACATTTGGCGATCGCTCTTAAAGCAGGCGGTGCAGATGCGCTTTTAATTGCTAGCAATCCCCTCTCTACACAAGATGATGTAGCTGCTAGCCTCGTCGTTGATCATGAAATTCCCGTCTTTGCTCAAAAAGGCGAAGATAACGAAACTTATAACCGCCACGTCCAAATCGCCTTAGATCACCGTCCTAACATTATTATTGATGACGGTAGCGATGTGGTTGCCACCTTGATTCAACAACGCCAACACCAAATTCCCGATTTGATTGGTACAACCGAAGAAACCACAACGGGAATTGTGCGGCTACGCGCCATGTTCAAAGATGGTGTTCTCACCTTCCCCGCAGTCAATGTCAACGATGCCGATACCAAGCACTTCTTCGATAACCGCTATGGTACTGGGCAATCAACCCTAGATGGCATCATCCGCGCTACAAATATCCTGCTGGCTGGTAAAAACATCGTCGTTGTTGGTTATGGCTGGTGTGGTAAAGGTACAGCACTCCGCGCCCGTGGGCTTGGTGGTAATGTAATTGTTACCGAAATCGACCCCATTAAGGCAATTGAAGCCGTAATGGATGGTTTCCGTGTTCTACCAATGGCAGAAGCTGCGAAAGTTGGTGATTTGTTTATCACAGTCACTGGTAACAAGCACGTAATTCGCGCCGAGCATTTCGATGTAATGAAAGACGGTGCGATCGTTTGCAACTCTGGTCACTTTGATATTGAACTTGACCTGAAATACTTGGCATCTCAAGCTAAAGAAATTAAGGAAGTACGTCCTTTTACCGAAGAATATAAACTACCAAATGGCAAATCAGTCATTGTTCTTGGTCAAGGACGCTTGATTAACCTCGCTGCTGCTGAAGGACATCCCAGTGCAGTCATGGATATGAGCTTTGCCAACCAAGCTTTAGCTGTTGAATACTTAGTGAAGAATAAGGGTAAGTTAGAACCCGGCTTGCACTCAATTCCTACTGACGTAGATCAAGAAATTGCCCGTTTGAAGTTACAAGCATTAGGAATTCATATTGATACCCTAACACCAGACCAAATTGAGTACACCAATTCTTGGACTACTGGAACTTGA
- a CDS encoding mechanosensitive ion channel family protein, translated as MVMSVASIPTAKAQIPFLPELQAPSKVSNDADDRTVSGWVYLDGRRLFQIAASRTNFPERLDDVQHKLQTISQNYFQSPAKIPNVQVGKLNGLPVIYINDQYLMTVNSDDAALRQVDAFTAAAQIKDALEEDLQRAKQERQPQFIVHQAKIAVGSGVAMIVISLGVFGWQRRSRSYSVHSIPSTSPATRPITTQLNQRQQQHLQEVKKRLFQLTQTGIWGGGSFFILGLFPYTRPFQVSILTAVQFPIRLAVVALGTYVAIRLSYALIDRFTTTLISSGALLTPESSERLQLRVSTFSGVTKSIATAVWIGVGILLALVSLGIDVVPLLAGASLVGVAVSLASQNLIKDAINGFLIILEDQYALGDVIAVGNFGGLVENLNLRMTQLRDSEGRLITIPNSEVKIVANLSSRWSRADLTVPVAYEADVDQALKLIEKVALEMDIDPHWQRQIIETPQVLGIDLFGDRGLIIRVWIKTQPLKQWDVAREYRRRLKIAFDQAGISIPVPQQAIWVNDAQLQNSHGNGKAE; from the coding sequence ATGGTTATGAGCGTTGCATCTATACCAACAGCTAAAGCTCAGATTCCCTTTTTACCGGAACTGCAAGCTCCTAGTAAAGTCAGTAATGATGCAGATGACAGAACTGTTTCGGGCTGGGTTTATTTGGATGGTCGTCGGTTGTTTCAAATAGCGGCATCTAGAACAAATTTTCCAGAGCGTTTAGATGATGTCCAACATAAGTTGCAGACAATTAGCCAAAATTACTTTCAGTCACCTGCAAAAATACCAAATGTGCAGGTTGGTAAACTAAATGGACTACCAGTAATTTATATCAATGACCAATACTTGATGACCGTCAATTCTGATGATGCTGCACTACGACAGGTAGATGCGTTCACAGCGGCAGCTCAAATCAAAGATGCTTTAGAAGAAGACCTGCAACGAGCAAAGCAAGAGCGACAACCTCAGTTTATAGTCCACCAAGCTAAGATTGCCGTAGGTAGTGGAGTGGCAATGATTGTGATAAGTTTGGGTGTATTTGGCTGGCAGCGCCGTTCCAGAAGCTATTCAGTACACTCCATCCCCTCAACTTCACCAGCAACTAGACCTATTACAACACAACTGAATCAACGGCAACAGCAGCATTTACAAGAAGTCAAGAAACGCTTGTTTCAACTCACTCAAACAGGAATTTGGGGAGGAGGAAGTTTCTTTATCTTGGGTCTATTTCCCTACACGCGACCCTTTCAGGTATCAATCCTCACCGCCGTGCAATTTCCTATAAGATTGGCTGTTGTAGCATTAGGAACTTATGTAGCTATTCGTTTGAGCTATGCTCTTATTGACCGCTTCACCACCACTCTAATTAGCAGCGGTGCTTTACTAACTCCAGAAAGTTCCGAACGTCTACAACTACGAGTTTCTACATTTTCCGGTGTGACTAAAAGTATTGCTACCGCTGTTTGGATAGGAGTTGGCATTTTACTAGCTTTAGTTTCATTAGGTATAGATGTTGTTCCCTTACTGGCTGGGGCTAGTTTAGTTGGTGTTGCGGTATCTCTAGCCTCACAAAACTTGATTAAAGATGCGATTAACGGTTTCTTGATCATCTTAGAAGACCAGTATGCTCTGGGCGATGTGATTGCGGTGGGAAATTTCGGCGGTTTAGTAGAAAATCTAAATCTGCGGATGACCCAACTACGAGATTCAGAAGGACGTTTGATTACAATTCCGAATAGTGAAGTTAAAATTGTTGCCAATCTTTCTAGCCGTTGGTCAAGAGCCGATTTAACTGTCCCAGTTGCTTATGAAGCTGATGTTGATCAGGCTTTAAAGTTGATTGAGAAAGTAGCTTTAGAGATGGATATTGATCCACACTGGCAACGTCAAATTATTGAAACACCGCAAGTTCTGGGAATTGATCTTTTTGGCGATCGCGGTTTAATAATTCGTGTCTGGATTAAAACACAACCCCTCAAGCAATGGGATGTGGCGCGGGAGTATCGCCGTCGCCTGAAAATCGCCTTTGATCAAGCTGGTATTTCCATCCCTGTACCTCAACAAGCGATTTGGGTGAATGATGCTCAGTTGCAAAACTCTCACGGGAATGGCAAAGCTGAATAA
- a CDS encoding DMT family transporter, with translation MSRPRIWHTSIHKIPGQTYLWLAILIFGASSAVTRKLTQIGAQHFVDGRNPISLCNVLFVGNLCALIVMLPIYRRQWNKKALKQLSKKDWLALTVVAILSGALIPGLIFQALALTGVNNIILIGRLEPPLAMALSIWLLRERVNRWEVMGAIAAFVGVALTILLQPSEAAMINMGVFKVGIGELLAAIAAVASVVSTILVKGWLSDIPVGIFSIFRTAVGTVIFFFTALVLYGSDHFMDVFSPFLWQWMLVYAAVIVVLGQSFWLKGLRASTVSAASLAGSFTPIVGILAAYLVLGEAPTLAQYIGGSLILVGIFLSQMGIRFQISRQAATQVEQGMGFKGI, from the coding sequence GTGAGCAGACCAAGAATATGGCATACTTCTATCCATAAAATTCCAGGTCAAACTTATCTCTGGCTAGCAATCCTGATTTTTGGAGCCTCTAGTGCAGTTACCCGCAAGCTGACACAAATTGGCGCTCAACATTTCGTGGATGGGCGAAATCCGATTTCTCTGTGTAATGTTTTATTCGTAGGGAATCTGTGTGCTTTGATAGTGATGTTACCTATCTATAGGCGACAGTGGAATAAAAAGGCTTTGAAGCAACTGTCAAAGAAAGATTGGTTGGCGCTGACAGTAGTAGCTATTTTATCAGGAGCGCTGATCCCTGGCTTAATTTTTCAGGCATTAGCATTAACAGGGGTCAACAATATTATTTTGATTGGACGCTTAGAGCCACCTTTGGCTATGGCTTTATCGATTTGGTTGCTGAGGGAACGAGTAAATCGCTGGGAAGTTATGGGAGCGATCGCTGCATTTGTCGGCGTTGCCCTAACTATTCTCCTTCAACCCTCAGAGGCAGCTATGATCAACATGGGTGTTTTCAAAGTGGGTATTGGGGAACTTTTAGCTGCGATCGCAGCTGTAGCTTCAGTCGTTTCAACAATTCTTGTCAAAGGCTGGCTTTCCGATATTCCAGTGGGAATCTTCAGTATCTTTCGTACTGCTGTAGGAACTGTAATATTTTTCTTTACTGCTTTAGTTCTCTATGGCAGTGACCACTTTATGGATGTATTCTCACCTTTTTTGTGGCAGTGGATGCTTGTTTATGCTGCTGTGATTGTAGTGCTAGGTCAGTCATTTTGGCTCAAGGGCTTGAGAGCTTCTACCGTGTCAGCTGCTTCTTTAGCTGGTTCTTTTACTCCAATTGTGGGAATTTTAGCAGCTTATTTGGTATTGGGTGAAGCTCCTACCTTAGCTCAATATATCGGTGGTAGCTTGATTTTAGTTGGCATATTCCTCAGCCAAATGGGTATTCGCTTTCAGATTTCTCGTCAAGCTGCAACTCAAGTAGAACAAGGTATGGGATTTAAAGGAATCTGA
- a CDS encoding choice-of-anchor Q domain-containing protein, which produces MAIFNVSNTNDIGKGSLRQAILDANALTGKDIINFDGVFVDKIADTITLGGSSLNITDDLSIEGTGANLLTVSGNNASRVFDIGSGITVEIDGLTIANGYTPDAINYDYYSEAEYNGAGIRNYGALTLNNSTISGNRAGLYAGGIYNGGTITLSNSTISDNSATSGGGILNAGIFTVNNTTINSNKAKYGGGISNGGTMTVSNSTISGNSASGSGELYDDDNRGSINNGGDLTVSNSTISGNSADGIISGGIGSGNTTLFVNNSTISGNSGYGINNFGIRDGFVELNNSTIIGNSGDIYNSELSNGFTVNNSILSSAFGNFTSNGSNLIGNFDGNRGFSFREKLNGPLMDLLDTTLRDNGGPVKTHALVYGSLAINAGINADVPVDTTDLDSDGNTTEQIPFDGRGSSFPRISDGQVDIGAFEAVENVINGTATSDTINGTAANDIITGYRGRDILSGGLGANAFVYTSISDLGDTISDFEAGRDKIVLQQLFKSLNLGNLNYASAISGGYLGFETQGSGTVVLIDPDGSAGLGRSVKLLTVLNVSATALNNAANFVFSLPAPPTPSTSIFTVTNTNNSGSGSLRQAIEDANASFGKDIIKFDGVFADDIPDTIGGGLVIRDDLSIVAPGANLLTISGGNIEIEVGASVDIAGLTIADSRSFSDDFYAGRGIFNYGSLTLINSTIRDNSGQNGGGIFNDRGATLTINNSTISDNTSDFEGGGISNYGTLTVNNSTISNNRAGVLYSSSGGGIANSGTLVINNSTITGNTTGSNDEYDDFGATIAGIYGNNIIVNNSIIAGNFYIPYNNPANTINKDVGGNFTSNGHNLIGSLNNSKGFNANEQLNVPLTDVLDTTLRDNGGATKTHALVSGSPAINAGLNASTPPDTADLDGDGNTTEPVPYDQRGVGYQRISDGTVDIGAVEGVVNVIYGTSNADIIKGTAGNDTIIGYQGQDIITGGAGADAFVYTNIRDLGDTIADFEVGTDEIVLGQLFASFKRSDLNYTSAVSGGYLSFETQGSDTTILIDPDSSSGQGRKVKLVKINNVAATDLNKINTFAF; this is translated from the coding sequence ATGGCTATATTTAACGTCAGTAACACCAACGATATCGGTAAAGGTTCACTAAGGCAGGCAATTCTAGATGCCAATGCTCTAACAGGCAAAGATATCATCAACTTTGATGGCGTGTTCGTTGACAAGATTGCCGATACCATCACTCTTGGTGGTAGTAGCCTCAATATCACAGATGACCTAAGCATTGAAGGCACAGGTGCAAATTTATTAACTGTGAGTGGTAATAATGCTTCTCGTGTCTTTGATATTGGCAGTGGTATTACTGTAGAAATTGATGGGCTGACTATTGCCAATGGCTACACCCCGGATGCTATTAACTACGACTATTACTCTGAAGCAGAATATAACGGTGCTGGCATCCGCAACTATGGTGCATTGACTCTCAACAACAGCACAATCAGTGGCAACAGAGCAGGGCTATACGCTGGTGGCATCTACAACGGCGGTACTATAACGCTGAGCAACAGTACCATCAGTGATAACTCCGCAACATCTGGTGGTGGGATCTTGAATGCTGGCATCTTTACAGTGAACAACACCACTATCAACAGCAACAAAGCCAAGTACGGCGGCGGCATCAGCAACGGCGGTACTATGACGGTGAGCAACAGTACCATTAGTGGCAACTCTGCATCAGGCAGCGGCGAATTATACGACGATGACAACCGCGGTAGCATCAACAACGGTGGCGACCTGACAGTGAGTAACAGTACTATTAGTGGTAACTCAGCAGACGGTATCATTAGTGGCGGTATTGGTTCTGGTAATACTACCTTATTTGTAAATAATAGCACCATCAGTGGCAACTCAGGTTACGGCATCAACAATTTTGGTATCAGAGATGGTTTTGTAGAACTGAACAACAGCACCATCATTGGTAACTCAGGAGACATCTATAACTCTGAACTTTCCAACGGTTTCACAGTCAATAACAGCATCCTTTCCAGTGCATTTGGCAACTTCACCAGCAATGGTTCTAATTTGATTGGCAATTTCGATGGTAATAGAGGATTTAGTTTTAGGGAAAAGCTAAACGGCCCACTCATGGATTTACTAGATACCACATTGCGAGATAACGGTGGCCCAGTTAAAACCCATGCCCTTGTTTATGGCAGCCTAGCTATCAACGCTGGCATAAACGCAGACGTGCCTGTTGATACCACAGACTTAGATAGTGACGGCAATACCACAGAACAAATACCCTTTGACGGGCGCGGGTCAAGTTTTCCTCGCATCTCTGATGGTCAGGTAGATATTGGTGCTTTTGAGGCAGTAGAAAATGTCATTAATGGTACTGCTACTAGTGACACCATTAACGGTACTGCTGCTAATGACATCATCACAGGCTACCGGGGAAGAGATATTCTTTCTGGTGGGTTAGGTGCAAACGCCTTTGTATATACAAGTATCTCGGATCTGGGAGATACGATCAGCGACTTTGAAGCTGGTAGAGACAAAATTGTACTACAGCAATTATTTAAGAGTTTAAATCTGGGCAACCTGAACTATGCTTCTGCAATTTCTGGTGGTTACCTGGGCTTTGAAACTCAAGGAAGCGGTACTGTAGTCTTGATTGACCCAGATGGTTCAGCAGGTCTTGGTCGTAGTGTCAAATTGCTTACCGTCCTCAATGTGTCTGCTACTGCACTCAACAACGCTGCTAATTTTGTCTTCTCACTACCAGCACCACCAACACCATCAACATCTATATTTACCGTCACCAATACCAATAATAGCGGTAGCGGCTCTCTCCGACAGGCAATTGAAGATGCCAATGCTTCTTTTGGAAAAGACATCATTAAATTTGATGGGGTGTTCGCCGATGATATCCCTGATACGATTGGGGGTGGCCTGGTGATTAGAGATGACCTTAGCATTGTTGCCCCAGGTGCGAACTTGCTCACTATTAGCGGGGGGAATATTGAGATTGAAGTTGGTGCATCTGTCGATATTGCTGGGCTGACTATTGCTGATAGCAGATCATTTTCTGATGATTTCTATGCTGGTAGGGGCATCTTTAATTATGGCAGTCTCACACTGATCAACAGTACCATCCGTGACAACTCAGGACAGAATGGTGGTGGTATCTTTAACGATCGCGGCGCTACCCTAACAATCAATAACAGTACCATTAGCGACAATACCTCTGATTTTGAAGGCGGCGGTATTTCTAATTATGGTACCCTGACGGTTAATAACAGCACTATCAGCAACAACAGGGCAGGGGTACTTTACAGCAGCAGTGGTGGTGGCATCGCAAATAGTGGGACTCTGGTAATCAACAACAGCACTATTACTGGCAACACCACTGGCAGCAACGATGAGTATGATGATTTTGGTGCAACTATTGCTGGTATTTATGGCAACAATATTATTGTGAACAACAGTATCATTGCTGGTAACTTTTACATTCCCTATAACAATCCCGCTAACACTATTAACAAAGATGTCGGAGGCAATTTCACCAGCAATGGTCATAACCTGATTGGTAGCCTTAATAATTCTAAAGGTTTCAATGCTAACGAACAACTTAATGTTCCGCTGACAGATGTGTTAGATACTACCTTGCGTGATAATGGTGGTGCAACTAAAACTCATGCACTAGTTAGCGGCAGTCCAGCCATCAACGCCGGACTGAACGCTTCTACCCCACCTGATACCGCAGATTTAGATGGCGACGGCAATACCACTGAACCAGTTCCTTACGACCAGCGTGGTGTTGGCTACCAACGCATTTCTGATGGCACTGTGGACATTGGTGCTGTTGAGGGAGTTGTAAATGTAATTTATGGCACCTCAAATGCAGACATCATCAAAGGGACTGCTGGTAATGACACCATCATAGGCTACCAAGGGCAAGATATAATCACAGGTGGAGCAGGTGCAGACGCTTTTGTCTATACAAATATCCGGGATTTAGGGGATACGATCGCCGATTTTGAAGTTGGCACAGACGAGATTGTGCTGGGGCAACTATTTGCGAGTTTCAAACGGAGTGACCTAAATTATACTTCTGCCGTTTCTGGTGGCTACCTGAGTTTTGAGACTCAGGGCAGCGATACCACAATCTTAATTGACCCAGATAGTTCATCTGGTCAAGGTCGGAAAGTCAAGTTAGTTAAGATCAACAATGTGGCTGCAACGGATTTGAACAAAATTAATACTTTTGCTTTCTAA